The genomic interval CCCTAGTAACCCTGGCAAACTGTACCCTTACTAATTGCAGCAAAACTCTGATTGGAACACAATCTATGCCAAAGATTGgtaaagttaaataaaaaattggactgcagcttcccaAATCCCTCAGCAGGTGTGGGAGTTGTTATCCTAAAATACAGCTTTTATTGTACTTTTCTCTTTGTCTGCTTGGGTGTTTTAGTCTTAGACTAGACATTATCTTCTACTGAGTTGTGTGTGCCAGAGATACAAAATCATTCTCAGTATTCCTTGTTCTTAAAACTTTGGAGAGCTAGGCGCTGGGAAATCCTTGGCAAAATTCTAGAACAGGGGAGGGGATAGGTCAGCTCCCATCAACTTttggcttccagatgttgtttgactggaAGTCCTATCCTCCCTCAGTTTTGGCTTGGCTGAGTAAGTCTGAAGATGACAATTGCAGTCCATTTATACTGAGGGAACCACACACTGGCCTTCCTCTGCTCAACTGTTTGTGTCTTTCTTTTGTTCTCCAGACAGAAGCTCCACTACTCATCCGTCCATACCTGAAAGACATGACAGTGTCAGAGGTTCATGCGGTAATGACGGGAGGCTTTGCCACCATTGCTGGCAGCGTGATGGGAGCATACATTTCATTTGGGGTGAGTATGTCGCACCAAGAAAGAAAAAACGATCAAATGCAGATGCCAACGGTGAAGGAAACTCTTATAGAAAGGATTATCTCTGCCCAATACAATAGGAAGCAATGAGCTGccccaggggtgctttgattctgtgttcctgcctggcagagggTTCAGCAAAGGAATGAATTTTCCAGAGAGGTAGTgggctctccttctctggacatcttcagaaagaggttgGGCCACTAACTGCTGgtgatgctctagctggagatcctgcacagATGGGATTATTTTGGCAGACTGTTTTGGACAACAGTAACCCAATTTTTGTACTGAATGCCAATGTCGTGGATCAGTGATTAATGAGAATGGCTAACAATCCACTGTGCAGTTGCAATGCACAGTGCACAGAGGCAAGGCATACAGGCCACATGCATTTGCGTACTACCTTGTCTACTTCAATGTGCTGCCACACATGCAACAGCCCTGCATGCGCAACTCTGCTTAAGCTGCCAGCAGCTCGATATAACTGTTATGCATTGTCCAGAGGGTCAGTACAACTTACATCTGTGCAAATCACTAACATGATGTTCTTGCTGCAGATTGAAGCCTCCTCCTTGATTGCTGCTTCAGTGATGGCTGCACCATGTGCTTTAGCGATGGCTAAACTTGTCTACCCAGAAGTGGAAGAGTCCAAGTTCCAGAGACGGGAGGATGTGAAAATTGCCTGTGGGTGAGTTGAAACACCTGAGACTGTATAGTCTATATAGCCTGTCCTGAATCCCAGAACTGCTATCCAGGTATGGTTGAGGACCCATTCCTATTGTCAGCACTGAAGGAATTTCAGTCCAACCAGCTTCTGTATATGGAATGAAGGGGGGGGGTACCATTTTGTCCTTGGCTTTAGGCAGCCAAATATCTTGGACtgattttttgtgagtttttcaggcgatgaggctgtgttctagtctagagtttattcctgatgtttcgccagcggCTGTGGTTGATATCTTCAGAGAATCCTCTGGGTCTGTATAATATACAACCTTCCCATTCACTGTCAAGATGAGGAATCTTTTTCCTCTGAGAGCACTGGTATTCAAGTGAAGTGTTAACTGCCTTTACAGTTGATTTTTATATATGAAACGGgaggagatacacacacacacacacacacacacacacacacacacaatttctatATCCTTAAGCAAGAATCAAGAAGTCAGTAAGTTATGGTTTTTGTTTTACAAGAAAGCAAAGTCCAACGCAGGTGCTAAGTCactggtatattattattattattattattattattattattattattattattattattattattaaaagatatagccatgttagtctgtagaatcagtacatggagagatcttgtagcacctttgagaataacatTAGTCTCAAagtgttagtctcaaaggtgctacaagatctttctacagattattattattattattattattattattattattattaatatcctgctcttttcccagaactgggacccagagcgaCTCGCaagattaaaagaacaatacaattaaaaacatattttagtaTAGTAATCAGCCACATAAAGCAGTTAGAGCTTTACTTTAAATcaattctccttttaaaaagtatatagaATTTGGCACTAGGCTCTAGGCAACCCTTTCAGTTTTGTTCTCCCTTTGTATGTTGCCACAGGGAAGAGAAGAATATCCTGGAAGCTGCTGGAAATGGAGCAGCCATCTCCGTGGGGCTGGTTGCAAACATCGCAGCCAACCTCATTGCCTTCCTGGCAGTGCTTGAATTCATCAATGCCACGCTCTCTTGGCTGGGGGCTATGGTCAACCTGCCAGAACTCTCTTTCCAGGTACTACCCATAAGGCAACCACTCTCACTGTGAATCTGCCAGGCAGGATTCTGTTTCCTCATCTCCTCTCTGTCTCCCAGGTTATCTGAATATGAacagtgaagtcgaaggctttcatggccagcatccatagtttttttgtgctatgtggccatgttctagaagagtttattcctgacgtttcgcctgcatctgtggctggcatcttcagagaatgccgaaacatcaggaataaactcttctagaacatggccacatagcccaaaaaattcattttaaaaactatgaaTATGAACTACTtgtgcagtttgaactcagtttccagAAGTTGGAGTAAGCTGATGAGGGGGAAGGAGAAATGTGTTAGAAGGTATAaaagggaaattttaaaagcatctgaacaaATGTGGCAACAAAGCACTAAGCAGTACCGTGTCTGTCAaaacaggacagttggagagcatTTACTCTTCAGCTTCCAACCATATCCTATCTAAGACTTTCTGCAGAGCCTTGTTGTTCCAGATGCTTTAATTATCTAGTAACTCTGAAAGACATGGAAACTGGAAGAAGTTAGTTGGTGTGGAAGAAGTAGGGGTGATCATGGGCGCCAGTTGAGGTAGATGGAGAAACTGGAACAAAAGTTCTCAGTAGCCACAGAGTGGTTACAGATTTGCTCCTTGGGTTTATTTACCAACTCTTCTTCTTGCTTCCAGTTGATCTGCTCCTATGTCCTGGTTCCTTTCGCCTTCTTGCTAGGAGCAAGCTGGGAGGATGCGCCCCTTGTTGCTCAGATGCTGGGAACGAAGATCTTCTTAAACGAGTTTGTAGCCTATCAGCAACTGTCAACCTACAAGCAGAGGCGACTGGATGGACTGCCCGAGTGGGATGGTGATCACAAGCAATGGGTTTCGGCAAGTGTCCCAGATACGTCGATTAGGAATCATAAAGGGCGTGATACTGCATCAGGAGGCAAAGCTAGAGATGCAACTATGGACGCCTGTCTGTCCCTCTGTTTACAGTTGCAGCCTCCCAAACCTGGCCGTTTCCAGATTTGTGGAGAGCAGGTGGAGCAGCCAACCAGCCTCCAGCTCATTTCCTATAACTGGACACACATCTTTAATCTGTGTCCAGCTATTGGAAAATAGCTGGgtacttgttttctgcttctcttaCTCTCCACCAATTAGGAAATAGCAGGGTTTGGGAGTGGGGGCTTTAAATGAGAAAATGGGCCAGTATGGTGAGTGTTGCATTGTGGTCCATAATTGCTTGATTTTAGATGATTCCCAGGAACGTTACTTATACCAAACTATCTAGCCCAGCATATTTGCTGTGACTGGCCACTATTCTCCAGGATTGTTTCCCACCCCCTGCTACTTGCTCCCTCTAactcaatggttctcaacctttggtcctctggatTTTTGAGActttgactcccagaattcctgaacaatgagcatactgactgggacttctgggaattgaagtccaaaacatctggaagcccaaAGGCTGAAAACCACTGCTCTACCTGGAGATGTCTAGGATTGGTTAACTGATAATATTTATTGATAATGTTTAAATAACTTTGGGATACTTTAGTCAAAGaccataaatgaatgaatgaatgtctgGGATTGAACTTGGGACCTTCTGCATATGAAGCAGGTCCTCTATGGCTGCTTCCCAAAATCATGAGCCACTTCTCAAGTCCAGCATGAATACCCTGTTAGTGTCTGCTTGAGCACTGGCTGATGCTCAGCTCCAGACTGTGTTACCATTCATGATCATTAGGTTGCATAACATGATCTTGTGAGCTTGCATATCCCTCAGAAGCACCAGTCAATATGGCCAATGGCAAACACTGGCCAGAGTTCCCCACACTATATAGTTTTCAAACTATGGAAAAgtgtttgacttttttttaactaCTTGGTATTTGTTGTCAGCTGAGGAATTGTTATAGTTACAATAGTACCTTTTCTAAGCTCAAACAGTTTTCGGATAAATTTCATTTCACCAAGTCAATATAAAACAGTGGTGAAATCCACTTTCCGCAGCTCTTTTCCCCAGCCATTACTCTTGAATCCAGTTCATAGTAAAACAAGCACAACATTTATTCAGGAAAGTCTGGAAAGTAATACAGAATAGGTGACATTTGAGAGAAACTAGAAAGAACTGTACAGAAACAAACAATAATGAGAAAGCAGTGTCCACCAGAGCATTTAGACTTCAACCTCAGTTCACACGGCTTATCCCTAGGTTTCAGGgtttggccctgaaatttcaggccCTGGGATTGTCCTTATCATGCAGCCCTGCTTATTGGAAGTATGTTATCTGTCTGCTAAATccaatgtgttgtgagccacacTGGAATGAAATGGCCTAGCATTTGCCAGACATAGAACCAACAAAGCAAAATGTAATGTTTTCTCAAAGAACTAGGCCCTTCATACTCTAGCTCACTGGGTATGACAGAATTTGGAGGTATTAAATGAGCTAGTACTGAGTCACACTAGGAAACAAAGACTTTGCATAGAGCCCAGTCCGTTGAGCCAAAAGACAGTTATGCAATAGCTTTATTAGGACTAACCAAAATGCCATAAAAAGGTGTGTGCCTTTGATTTATCCAGAACACTTCATCAGGCCACTCATTGTACAAAAAAGGTGAGGGCAAGAGGTGGAGGAAAAGAAACCAAACAGTCAAGAAATTAGGTCAGAATGATATTGTGGTCATAGTTTTTGGCTGTTTTAAGCCTAGTTTCACAATGGAAATTTACTGACATCTGCTAGAATCCTGGTGGAGATATACACAGGCATCATCCTCTGCATTactctgtgtattttttttaatactgcagAAGGAAATACCCTGTACCTCCTTTTAAAATGCCTGTACAGCTGCTGCTTTTTCCCTAGGTGTGCGGCTCAGATCTGACTTCTCCCTTCCACAAATCATACAGCTTCGAGTCCCCCTGGTCAGCAGCCATGTTAACTGAATGATTCTGCAATTTGTTGTTtccaaaatgcatattttgttCCAAGCTCTTTCTTGAAATGCTCATTTGCAACTGAGCTcttatgcttctcttccccaaACATCCCTGCTGTGCTCATCGACAAGGAAAGGCACAGAGAGATACCAGCTATTACTAGAATGGGTGAAGGGGGATTGGTTGTACTGTTTTCTTTGCACTGATCACCTTGTCTCTTATTCCCCAGGCCAGGGCTGAAACCATCACTACCTTTGCCCTGTGTGGATTTGCCAACCTGAGCTCCATCGGGATTATGCTGGGTGGCTTGAGTGAGTTGTCAGGCCACTGGGAGGATTGCGCAGGCCTTGAGGTTGGGAGGAAACATAAGCTGAGGGAGAATACCTTGATGCCTTGCAAAGTAAAGCTGGTTTCCTTCCTGGTCCAGAGTTCAGCAGTGCTGGCCCTACCatcaggcagagtgaggcaaccatCATAGGCAGTATATATTAGAGGCAGTAGTGGCAACTACCAAGCTGTTCCTTCTGAGCTCCCTGGCCTTTCCCCATTCTTGGAGGGCAGGACTGCCTGTCCTGCATCACCTAAACCAGTCTAGTGCCCGCAAGCTGTGCTGGAAGACCATCCCATGACCTAATTTGAACAAAGGTCCAACTGCCTGTCCAGtcaaacatagaatcataagagttggaagagaccgcaagggccatccagtccatccccctgccatgcaggaaatccagatcaaagcatccccaacagatggccatccagcctctgcttaaagacctccaaggaaggagactggaaTAGAGGTGGTGCTATGTTGTCCATTGCCTCAGGCAGCATAATGTCATAGGCTGCCTCTTGAGCTAGGTTCCACCCTGCATGAAATTCCATGACTAAAAAGGCttgaaaaattcatttttggaccacagaatcccccaaccagcatggccaatgaggTGATCCAAAAAAAAGGACTTTTCCAGCTCTTTTTAAATATCCTCAGCAAGGGCATTGCAGATATCCAGAAAGATCTGCTCGATAAGTGTGTGGAAGAAAATCTACACCTAGTACTGCATTCCTATCCATCCTGCTCATCCACCTCTACCTTGCTTTTTTATTCTCAGCATCCATGGCACCGCAGCGCAAAAGCGAATTTTCCAGCATTGTCCTGAGGGCTTTGTTCACCGGGGCCTGCGTCTCCCTGATCAATGCATGCCTTGCAGGTACAGTCTGGGTGTTTTCTATGGAGCTGGGGGAGCAGCAGAGGTTACAAAGGTTAATGGAAAGACATGTCAAGTTTAAGAACAGAGGTGACAGGAGAGGGGAGCCCTGAGCGAGCAAACTGAGGAGCAAACAgcatggctgagtagggactAGAGCCTGGGTTTCCCAAGTCCCAATCCAACTTTCTAGCCATTGGTACTTCAGAAAGTAAGGATTGGTCCATGCAGCAAACAAATCTTTCCTATAGAGGGCTTTCATCCCTCTGTAAAGGGTCTTTCTAGGGGAATAGAATGATGAGCAAACCTGCTGGCCTTTCAGGAGAGAtgtgcagaaagaaaggaaggaagaaatcttTAACAAAATTAGCAAAGGAGATTGCTGGTaagtcatagaatcttagagttggaagggacctcaagggccatctaatctaaccttctgccatgcaggaatacacaacatgCTGCAGACAGCAAAGCCGTGCTAGAGCCCAGCAAGTGGAGTTACCCATTCAGCAGTACTAGCATAGCCCACAGACATAAGTACAGGCCCCATGAAGAAACACAAGCCCCTTGGAAAGGTGTCGCTGATCCTGCAGAACAATCCAATACAATGTCAACCAGCAAGAGAAGATGTGagcagaaatgttatttattaatttgggATAACAATTCCCCTATTCCAGCAGCTGACATGCCTATATGCTAGTCAGGGGAGTTCTGGGAGTCCTGATCCCAAAATAGAGACCTTCCAAGCTCTGAGGGTGAGCCTGTTTCACAGCCTCTGCAACCTCTCTCAGGTATCCTCTATGTACCCAGAGGAGAAGTGATTGATTGTCTAGACTTCTTCAGCAGAACTGACCTCAACTCGACCAGCTATTCTGCCTACATTTGCTGCAAAGACTTGTTTTCCAGGTGAGCAAACAGTTCCTTTTGAAACTCTTGGCTGTACTGATATTGGCAAAGGGTACAGTGCCACCTCCGGGCATCAGAGGGAAAATGAAGGATGAGGTGAAAACAAACCATGGAACAGAGCTGTAGTAGAAGACAAGCGTGTTATGGCTTATCACATCCAATTCTGCTATGATAATTCTGTACCTTCATTCAGTAGCAGCTGGTGGTTTTCATGGCAGTGGAGTGaaaaatccactccaggttttagtctgaactaaaGGAGTTGTCCAAGTTGCTGAACACTTTCCCTCACAGATCTTTGGCACCTTAAAtgcctcctttaaagtttagtcTAAAAGCCATTGTGTATTTGCCACCCCTTGACATCTCAGTTGCCTCTTGGTTGGCATTAAACCATCATGGCATCACAGACATGtggatcttcttttttctttttaaaaaagaaaaggtcaAATTCAATGGTTCATTTTAAGTTTACATTTAACTAGGCCTCAGAAAGTATGAGTTGCAAGTAGCATAATTACGTGTGCTACTTACTTTCTGGCGTGTACTGAGGGTGTAACCAAGTTTTATGCGAAGAGTATTGCAATGAATGAGGTGAACTGGTGTAACAAGTTAATGGTTTCTATTTACTTTCAAACGTTATTTTCAAGGGCATCTTTGGAAACATTTTAACACAAAATTTTCAAGTcttatgccattctcttattaCAGTAGCCCTAATgcattttctttccccccaaaaaacaatcaATCGATAGAAAAAGAATAAGCAGTGCAACAAGTAACACAATTGTTTTGTGACAGAACAATGGCCATGGGAATTACAAGCAAGTCTCAACTGACATTTGTGTTCTTGGATTTGTGATGTAAATTGATATTGACTTAAATGAGTGGGAGCCAGTTCCATAGGGAACCACTGGAGATTAGGAGGATGTGAAGTAGCCACAAAGTTAGCAGTTTTACTTAATCCACTATCAGTTTTAAAGaggttttaaaagataaaagatcaGAGTTGACCTTTTCCAGGTTAGAGATCCCAAGACTCCACTTGCTTAGCCTCTCCCACCAAAGGAAGCAAGTGACTCCCTTCCAGCTACACCAAAACCTGAaagattccagtttcttcttcCCCCTTACAATTCCCCTCTCAGCAAGCAAAGGAAGCTCCTTCCTTGCAGCAGTGCCAAGACTGCCTTTGCTTTGTCCTCTTACCCACACCCACAACCTTGACATAAAAGAAACTCCATTCAGTAAGCTTTGCTTACTGCTCACCTCCACACAACCTTCCTCAACTACACAAGTGTACTGGGAGAGCTATGCAATGTGGGTgaggttttcatttattttctggagAAGTGTGGCAAATTTGAAATGCTGAAAACTGAAGCACCACAAGTTGTGACTAGACAATTCCCTGTTGCTCCGTTTTTCAGTTTCCCTGAAATTCTTCCTCGGAGACAtgagagtggccaccagatggcacCTATGCTCCGTGGAATAACTTTTACTCACACTTCTCCTTGTATTTAGCTACTACAGGTTTGACAGCTTTCggagaaagttgctttttggacaacTGCACCTCGAATTCCCATCAGCATGGATATTGGTCATTATGGCTTGGAGATGCTGGCAAGTCTagtctaaaaatgtaactttcccaagctctggattcAAAAAGCTCATAGGAAGTCATTAATTTCCCAGAAAGTATAACATTTGCCAAAGGAGTGTGGCGTAATGATTTTAGTGTTGGACAAGGTCTCCAAGAAAAGGATCTAAATCCTCACAGTTATGGAAACCCAGGGGTAAATCTGGCACGTTGCACCCTCTCACTATGAggaaggcaaatctcctcagaagaAATCTTCCCAACAAAAGCCTagaagagggttgccataagccaaactcagcttgaaggcccataacagGTGCTAAGCACTGGTTAAGAATGCTGCTGGTGATCTTCTGGATAGTACTGATTCTTATTAGATCTACAACCTGCCTGAAgagttgttccccccccccccccccataacttaCTCCTTCCTTCCACTGTGCTAAAATCAACCAAGCAATATTGGAAGGTTTCAGAGTTTCCAGGCCAAACCACTATAGAAACTGAAGAAGTTATTTCAATGATTGAATCCAGTCAATAAAGCAGCCAAAGAAGTAAAAGGAAAAGATATATGGTCATAACAAAACAGGCACAAAGAAAGCTATAAACCAAATCAGGCCATTGCTTGAACTAGCTCAGTTTTGTACAATAGACTTAGGAGTTTCAGGCAGCAGTCTTTCCAGACCTACCTGGAGATACCAGGACTGAATCTGGAACACTCTGCAAGTAAGACAGGTATTCTACCATTCTTCACTTCTCCAAAATAACCAGTCATGGCCCATGACACAAGACAAGGAATGGATGATGCCTCCCTTTCTTCTTACTCCTAGCTTCTTATTCTTATCTTTGGCTATTGAATCAACACCAAGAACAGCTTTTTATTATAGCTGG from Sceloporus undulatus isolate JIND9_A2432 ecotype Alabama chromosome 6, SceUnd_v1.1, whole genome shotgun sequence carries:
- the SLC28A2 gene encoding sodium/nucleoside cotransporter 2 isoform X2, whose amino-acid sequence is MAYSLVKKWWGSAAVRMLRPCGKYCRRAWPWLKWVLCALILIGLITWLALDMSQRREQLVSLGGFAVLVLILFACSKHHRAVSWRAVFWGLGLQFAFGVFIIRTEPGFQAFQWLGAQIQTFLNYTIAGSSFVFGDILIQEVFAFQVLPIVVFFSCVMSILYYLGVMQFIIIKLSWLLQITMGTAPTETLSVVGNVFVGMTEAPLLIRPYLKDMTVSEVHAVMTGGFATIAGSVMGAYISFGIEASSLIAASVMAAPCALAMAKLVYPEVEESKFQRREDVKIACGEEKNILEAAGNGAAISVGLVANIAANLIAFLAVLEFINATLSWLGAMVNLPELSFQLICSYVLVPFAFLLGASWEDAPLVAQMLGTKIFLNEFVAYQQLSTYKQRRLDGLPEWDGDHKQWVSARAETITTFALCGFANLSSIGIMLGGLTSMAPQRKSEFSSIVLRALFTGACVSLINACLAGILYVPRGEVIDCLDFFSRTDLNSTSYSAYICCKDLFSSTLTTSNGSLSFSGVWESLDFNTSVTYLQKCCGHYNATACT